In Daucus carota subsp. sativus chromosome 4, DH1 v3.0, whole genome shotgun sequence, one DNA window encodes the following:
- the LOC108218593 gene encoding histone-lysine N-methyltransferase ASHH2 isoform X1: protein MVDEMGSVAENVSGLGERGSMQSCEPSSAVKPDSPGTVVVSLNANENAGEFGSVWSKKKSSRRKKVEKDVDGSGLVIKTGTSGRPSRRCKKMSNEKAPLDLSCVLFAGRRRRSLNKPRLSGWGSLAAIQHFLKQSADADLNQNEPKNSRTAGVSEEDAKRKSDQSRAGSLSSKKEIPTSTSRIRLKVTFGGSFSSKTMPAVVDDHRSSCHSLILSASDVHDDLATQKQVEVLETVDSRCLDPGTSPDSEVINVIPDSQTSEKIAEDDNLNKEICVVSGEVSSSTLPVASTSKGKKKNICCQDINCSIEDKPSSPEIIDSTQVAEQQRHSERTTDNAMLSEAYMSTTTGKIPAKTISSGQCFMEPPLLSSEMPDFGDSAKEGKAFLAGGLCSPLRFQHEDSKKCVPSTKLRDHKNTKSSGSPKGSLECSQMMPPEADSDEQNGDLCNLKAKVKSNHAQAVCKKENYTEAGGHSFIDPGGSKTRCSITPDVTCIKLKGAQDEYVPPRNAWVSCDNCYKWRRIPATLADSIEDRKSSWICEDNVDKDFADCSIPQEKSNAEINAELDISDASCEEDAGASLHMIDRLEKKKATVSKQSSWKLIRSNHFLHRTRKTQAIDEIMVCHCKAPLGGRMGCGNGCLNRMLNIECVKGTCPCGQLCSNNQFQKRNYAKLKCFRCGKKGHGLQLLEDVREGQFLIEYVGEVLDMHAYEDRQKEYALKGHRHFYFMTLNGSEVIDACSKGNLGRFINHSCEPNCRTEKWMVNGEVCIGIFALRDIKKGEEVTFDYNYVRVFGAAAKKCVCGSSLCRGYIGGDPSSDEIIVQDDSDEEDLESITVSEDGDDNLANVVSTSNSVDVHVTDLCTVEKDVCEEAATDVEHLKGMSEMHAPYSLSRPRKENHALRTAAGCTGMAPSIEEPMQKPSSADPEQSFVEMDSKVGLASPIQTIDTSMQLDDGERKIMLVFDEIANKSLGTTRSFKSATTKLGRSSIDKADTRRKCKIGVKEDRNVVSASPLIINTSRSPSSFKKGKLQKSDVLVKNVEKGNKLHQLSYKPNKLVDSSSGDPFEAVQVKLNKLLNAEGGISKRKDASKVYLKLLFLTAASGDGGNGEAIQSNRDLSMILDALLKTQSRTVLADIINKNGLQMLHNIMKRCRKEFHKIPILRKLLKVIEYLAMREILTLEHITTGPRCVGVESFRESILSLTEHDDKQVHKIARSFRDKWIPRHLRKNNYMDRESSKMDFHRRASNCNRLSAIHCQSSDLGERRPESVECIKQQERGEKVCREKLDSCSASCSNDCVASETSSGKRKSGWDQPAESGLGIGSPPHKKSRTDPVNVQISKIHPRHGITGVWSNQAAIIYEEKHTNRSVNDSPHPTKTKDVDDNGQNFGGDVPPGFSSPYKDSLVSSSGASTAKGLHIEKCFCPEYQYEGVVGHPQERFISRMPVSFGIPLHAVEQFGRPLAETAENLAVAAGIPFYPYPPLPSYGRDRRSSEYASCSLTVKSDAVVKEEFQNSATYRSDQNTSSTSAAATLDLEHPTAIKQHNSQGTSGSSNCLERKFFRQQRWSNTKFSPPWVRNRLGGGNFGYGPRNGDKFYRPRHWS, encoded by the exons ATGGTGGATGAGATGGGTTCGGTTGCGGAGAATGTGAGTGGATTGGGGGAAAGAGGTTCGATGCAATCATGTGAACCGTCTAGTGCAGTTAAGCCTGACTCTCCTGGAACTGTGGTGGTTTCACTAAATGCTAATGAAAATGCGGGTGAATTTGGTAGTGTCTGGTCGAAGAAGAAGTCATCTAGACGaaaaaaggttgagaaagatGTCGATGGTAGTGGATTAGTGATAAAAACGGGTACCAGTGGAAGGCCTTCCCGGAGATGCAAGAAGATGTCCAATGAAAAAGCTCCCCTGGATTTGAGTTGTGTCTTGTTtgctggaagaagaagaagaagtttaaATAAACCCCGATTATCTGGTTGGGGTTCGCTGGCAGCtattcaacattttttaaaGCAGAGTGCAGATGCTGACCTGAATCAAAATGAGCCTAAAAACTCAAGAACAGCTGGGGTTAGTGAGGAAGATGCTAAGAGAAAGAGTGACCAGTCACGTGCAGGTTCACTCAGCTCGAAGAAAGAAATTCCTACTTCAACTAGTCGCATCCGCCTGAAAGTCACATTTGGTGGTAGCTTCTCATCAAAAACCATGCCTGCTGTTGTGGATGATCATAGAAGTTCTTGTCATTCCCTGATTCTTAGTGCTTCCGATGTTCATGATGATCTTGCTACACAGAAACAGGTTGAAGTACTAGAAACAGTAGATAGCAGGTGCTTAGATCCAGGAACTTCACCTGATTCAGAAGTTATTAACGTGATTCCAGACAGCCAAACAAGTGAGAAAATTGCCGAGGATGATAATTTGAACAAGGAAATTTGTGTTGTTTCTGGAGAGGTCTCAAGTTCAACTCTACCAGTGGCAAGTACTAGTaaaggaaaaaagaagaatataTGCTGCCAAGATATTAATTGCAGTATAGAGGATAAACCTTCAAGCCCGGAAATCATAGACAGTACTCAAGTAGCTGAGCAACAGAGGCACTCAGAGAGAACAACAGATAATGCTATGTTAAGTGAAGCTTATATGTCAACTACAACTGGAAAAATACCTGCTAAAACTATTAGTAGTGGCCAATGCTTTATGGAACCACCCTTGCTATCATCAGAAATGCCTGACTTTGGAGATTCGGCCAAAGAAGGTAAAGCTTTTTTGGCTGGAGGTTTATGTTCGCCTTTGAGGTTTCAACATGAGGATTCGAAGAAGTGTGTTCCTTCCACTAAACTTAGGGATCATAAAAATACTAAAAGCTCCGGATCTCCCAAAGGCAGTTTAGAATGCTCTCAAATGATGCCCCCAGAAGCAGATTCAGATGAACAGAATGGAGACCTCTGCAACCTTAAAGCCAAAGTAAAATCTAATCATGCTCAGGCTGTTTGTAAGAAAGAGAATTATACAGAAGCAG GAGGTCACTCATTCATTGATCCTGGAGGGTCCAAAACTAGATGCAGCATAACCCCAGATGTAACTTGCATAAAATTGAAGGGGGCACAAGATGAATATGTACCTCCACGAAATGCTTGGGTGAGTTGTGACAATTGCTATAAATGGAGGCGTATACCAGCCACGCTTGCAGATTCCATCGAAGACAGAAAAAGCAGTTG GATCTGTGAGGACAATGTGGATAAAGACTTTGCTGACTGCTCAATTCCTCAAGAGAAATCAAATGCAGAAATCAATGCGGAGTTGGATATATCGGATGCATCATGTGAAGAAGATGCTGGTGCTTCCCTTCACATGATCGATAGACTGGAGAAAAAGAAAGCAACAG TTTCTAAGCAGTCCTCTTGGAAGCTAATCAGATCGAACCATTTTCTGCATCGTACCCGTAAAACTCAAGCTATCGATGAG ATAATGGTTTGTCACTGCAAAGCACCTCTAGGTGGCCGAATGGGCTGTGGGAATGGATGCCTGAATCGGATGCTTAACATTGAATGTGTAAAAGGAACATGTCCATGTGGACAACTTTGTTCAAACAATCAG TTCCAAAAAAGGAATTATGCAAAACTGAAGTGCTTTCGGTGCGGAAAGAAAGGCCACGGGCTTCAGTTACTAGAAGATGTTCGTGAGGGGcaatttcttattgaatatGTGGGGGAG GTGCTTGATATGCATGCCTATGAGGATCGGCAAAAGGAGTATGCTCTGAAGGGGCATAGGCATTTTTATTTCATGACGCTAAATGGCAGTGAG GTAATAGACGCTTGTTCCAAAGGGAATTTGGGTCGCTTTATAAACCACAGCTGTGAACCAAATTGCCGTACAGAAAAG TGGATGGTGAATGGGGAAGTTTGTATTGGAATCTTTGCATTAAGAGATATTAAGAAG GGTGAAGAGGTGACATTTGATTATAATTACGTACGGGTTTTTGGGGCTGCTGCCAAAAAATGTGTATGTGGTTCATCTCTGTGTCGGGGTTATATAGGTGGTGATCCTTCAAGTGATGAAATTATTGTGCAAGATGATTCAGATGAAGAAGATTTAGAATCAATTACAGTTTCTGAAGATGGCGATGATAACCTGGCCAATGTGGTTTCAACTAGCAATTCTGTTGACGTTCATGTCACAGATTTGTGTACTGTTGAGAAAGATGTTTGTGAAGAAGCTGCAACTGATGTTGAGCATTTGAAGGGTATGTCAGAGATGCATGCTCCATATAGTTTATCGAGACCGAGAAAAGAAAACCATGCTTTAAGAACTGCTGCTGGATGTACAGGGATGGCTCCTAGCATCGAAGAACCTATGCAAAAACCTTCATCTGCTGATCCAGAACAAAGTTTTGTGGAAATGGACAGTAAGGTGGGACTAGCATCACCTATACAAACTATAGATACTTCCATGCAACTGGATGATGGAGAGAGAAAAATCATGTTAGTGTTTGACGAAATAGCAAACAAATCTTTGGGCACCACACGGAGCTTTAAGAGTGCGACAACAAAATTGGGCAGATCATCAATTGATAAAGCTGATACTCGAAGGAAGTGCAAAATTGGTGTCAAGGAAGACAGGAATGTTGTTTCGGCATCACCTCTCATCATTAATACCTCTCGCTCACCATCATCATTTAAAAAAGGAAAACTTCAAAAGAGTGACGTGCTTGTTAAAAATGTGGAAAAAGGCAACAAATTACATCAGTTATCCTACAAACCAAATAAGCTAGTGGACAGTTCCTCAGGTGATCCTTTTGAAGCAG TCCAGGTGAAGCTTAACAAGCTGCTGAATGCTGAAGGGGGGATAAGCAAAAGAAAA GATGCATCAAAGGTGTACCTGAAGCTTCTCTTCTTAACTGCTGCTTCTGGAGATGGTGGCAATGGAGAAGCAATTCAAAG CAACCGAGATCTTTCGATGATTCTTGATGCCCTCCTGAAAACACAATCACGAACTGTTTTGGCTgatataattaacaaaaatg GTCTGCAGATGTTGCACAATATAATGAAGCGGTGCAGAAAAGAGTTTCATAAGATTCCAATTCTCAGAAAGCTTCTCAAG GTCATAGAGTACCTGGCCATGAGGGAGATACTTACCCTGGAACACATCACTACTGGCCCCCGCTGTGTTGGGGTGGAGAG TTTTAGGGAGTCAATCCTGTCATTGACAGAGCATGATGACAAACAG GTTCATAAAATTGCACGTAGTTTTCGAGATAAATGGATTCCTCGACATTTAAGGAAAAACAATTACATGGACAGAGAATCTAGTAAGATGGATTTTCACAGGAGGGCCTCAAACTGCAACAGGTTATCAGCAATACACTGTCAGTcatcggatttgggtgaaagACGGCCTGAGTCAGTAGAATGCATCAAGCAACAAGAAAGGGGGGAGAAAGTTTGTCGTGAAAAGTTGGACAGCTGCTCTGCATCATGTAGTAATGACTGTGTTGCCAGTGAAACAAGCTCAGGCAAGCGTAAAAGTGGATGGGACCAACCAGCAGAGTCAGGCCTAGGTATAGGTTCTCCCCCACATAAAAAATCAAGAACCGATCCCGTAAATGTACAAATTTCAAAGATACACCCACGGCATGGGATTACTGGTGTGTGGTCTAACCAGGCTGCCATCATATATGAGGAAAAACATACAAACCGATCTGTAAATGATTCCCCTCAtccaaccaaaaccaaagatgtAGATGATAACGGGCAGAACTTTGGTGGGGATGTACCTCCTGGGTTTTCTTCTCCTTACAAAGATTCTTTAGTGTCATCTAGTGGTGCTTCAACTGCTAAAGGTCTTCACATAGAAAAGTGCTTCTGCCCTGAGTACCAGTATGAAGGCGTAGTAGGTCATCCGCAAGAGAGATTTATTTCAAGGATGCCTGTTTCATTTGGAATTCCATTGCATGCGGTGGAGCAATTTGGTAGACCTCTAGCTGAAACTGCTGAGAATTTGGCTGTAGCTGCTGGAATTCCTTTTTACCCTTACCCTCCACTACCTTCGTATGGCCGCGATAGGCGAAGCTCTGAATATGCTTCATGTTCTTTGACTGTAAAATCAGATGCAGTTGTGAAGGAAGAATTTCAAAATAGTGCCACTTATCGGTCGGATCAAAATACTTCTAGCACATCTGCTGCTGCCACTCTGGATTTGGAACATCCTACTGCCATCAAACAGCACAATTCTCAAGGAACAAGTGGCTCCTCCAATTGCTTGGAAAGGAAATTCTTTAGGCAGCAAAGATGGAGCAATACAAAATTTAGTCCTCCCTGGGTCCGGAATAGACTTGGTGGGGGGAACTTTGGGTACGGTCCAAGAAATGGAGACAAATTTTATAGGCCTCGGCACTGGAGCTAA
- the LOC108218593 gene encoding histone-lysine N-methyltransferase ASHH2 isoform X2, translated as MVDEMGSVAENVSGLGERGSMQSCEPSSAVKPDSPGTVVVSLNANENAGEFGSVWSKKKSSRRKKVEKDVDGSGLVIKTGTSGRPSRRCKKMSNEKAPLDLSCVLFAGRRRRSLNKPRLSGWGSLAAIQHFLKQSADADLNQNEPKNSRTAGVSEEDAKRKSDQSRAGSLSSKKEIPTSTSRIRLKVTFGGSFSSKTMPAVVDDHRSSCHSLILSASDVHDDLATQKQVEVLETVDSRCLDPGTSPDSEVINVIPDSQTSEKIAEDDNLNKEICVVSGEVSSSTLPVASTSKGKKKNICCQDINCSIEDKPSSPEIIDSTQVAEQQRHSERTTDNAMLSEAYMSTTTGKIPAKTISSGQCFMEPPLLSSEMPDFGDSAKEGKAFLAGGLCSPLRFQHEDSKKCVPSTKLRDHKNTKSSGSPKGSLECSQMMPPEADSDEQNGDLCNLKAKVKSNHAQAVCKKENYTEAGGHSFIDPGGSKTRCSITPDVTCIKLKGAQDEYVPPRNAWVSCDNCYKWRRIPATLADSIEDRKSSWICEDNVDKDFADCSIPQEKSNAEINAELDISDASCEEDAGASLHMIDRLEKKKATVSKQSSWKLIRSNHFLHRTRKTQAIDEIMVCHCKAPLGGRMGCGNGCLNRMLNIECVKGTCPCGQLCSNNQFQKRNYAKLKCFRCGKKGHGLQLLEDVREGQFLIEYVGEVLDMHAYEDRQKEYALKGHRHFYFMTLNGSEVIDACSKGNLGRFINHSCEPNCRTEKWMVNGEVCIGIFALRDIKKGEEVTFDYNYVRVFGAAAKKCVCGSSLCRGYIGGDPSSDEIIVQDDSDEEDLESITVSEDGDDNLANVVSTSNSVDVHVTDLCTVEKDVCEEAATDVEHLKGMSEMHAPYSLSRPRKENHALRTAAGCTGMAPSIEEPMQKPSSADPEQSFVEMDSKVGLASPIQTIDTSMQLDDGERKIMLVFDEIANKSLGTTRSFKSATTKLGRSSIDKADTRRKCKIGVKEDRNVVSASPLIINTSRSPSSFKKGKLQKSDVLVKNVEKGNKLHQLSYKPNKLVDSSSVQVKLNKLLNAEGGISKRKDASKVYLKLLFLTAASGDGGNGEAIQSNRDLSMILDALLKTQSRTVLADIINKNGLQMLHNIMKRCRKEFHKIPILRKLLKVIEYLAMREILTLEHITTGPRCVGVESFRESILSLTEHDDKQVHKIARSFRDKWIPRHLRKNNYMDRESSKMDFHRRASNCNRLSAIHCQSSDLGERRPESVECIKQQERGEKVCREKLDSCSASCSNDCVASETSSGKRKSGWDQPAESGLGIGSPPHKKSRTDPVNVQISKIHPRHGITGVWSNQAAIIYEEKHTNRSVNDSPHPTKTKDVDDNGQNFGGDVPPGFSSPYKDSLVSSSGASTAKGLHIEKCFCPEYQYEGVVGHPQERFISRMPVSFGIPLHAVEQFGRPLAETAENLAVAAGIPFYPYPPLPSYGRDRRSSEYASCSLTVKSDAVVKEEFQNSATYRSDQNTSSTSAAATLDLEHPTAIKQHNSQGTSGSSNCLERKFFRQQRWSNTKFSPPWVRNRLGGGNFGYGPRNGDKFYRPRHWS; from the exons ATGGTGGATGAGATGGGTTCGGTTGCGGAGAATGTGAGTGGATTGGGGGAAAGAGGTTCGATGCAATCATGTGAACCGTCTAGTGCAGTTAAGCCTGACTCTCCTGGAACTGTGGTGGTTTCACTAAATGCTAATGAAAATGCGGGTGAATTTGGTAGTGTCTGGTCGAAGAAGAAGTCATCTAGACGaaaaaaggttgagaaagatGTCGATGGTAGTGGATTAGTGATAAAAACGGGTACCAGTGGAAGGCCTTCCCGGAGATGCAAGAAGATGTCCAATGAAAAAGCTCCCCTGGATTTGAGTTGTGTCTTGTTtgctggaagaagaagaagaagtttaaATAAACCCCGATTATCTGGTTGGGGTTCGCTGGCAGCtattcaacattttttaaaGCAGAGTGCAGATGCTGACCTGAATCAAAATGAGCCTAAAAACTCAAGAACAGCTGGGGTTAGTGAGGAAGATGCTAAGAGAAAGAGTGACCAGTCACGTGCAGGTTCACTCAGCTCGAAGAAAGAAATTCCTACTTCAACTAGTCGCATCCGCCTGAAAGTCACATTTGGTGGTAGCTTCTCATCAAAAACCATGCCTGCTGTTGTGGATGATCATAGAAGTTCTTGTCATTCCCTGATTCTTAGTGCTTCCGATGTTCATGATGATCTTGCTACACAGAAACAGGTTGAAGTACTAGAAACAGTAGATAGCAGGTGCTTAGATCCAGGAACTTCACCTGATTCAGAAGTTATTAACGTGATTCCAGACAGCCAAACAAGTGAGAAAATTGCCGAGGATGATAATTTGAACAAGGAAATTTGTGTTGTTTCTGGAGAGGTCTCAAGTTCAACTCTACCAGTGGCAAGTACTAGTaaaggaaaaaagaagaatataTGCTGCCAAGATATTAATTGCAGTATAGAGGATAAACCTTCAAGCCCGGAAATCATAGACAGTACTCAAGTAGCTGAGCAACAGAGGCACTCAGAGAGAACAACAGATAATGCTATGTTAAGTGAAGCTTATATGTCAACTACAACTGGAAAAATACCTGCTAAAACTATTAGTAGTGGCCAATGCTTTATGGAACCACCCTTGCTATCATCAGAAATGCCTGACTTTGGAGATTCGGCCAAAGAAGGTAAAGCTTTTTTGGCTGGAGGTTTATGTTCGCCTTTGAGGTTTCAACATGAGGATTCGAAGAAGTGTGTTCCTTCCACTAAACTTAGGGATCATAAAAATACTAAAAGCTCCGGATCTCCCAAAGGCAGTTTAGAATGCTCTCAAATGATGCCCCCAGAAGCAGATTCAGATGAACAGAATGGAGACCTCTGCAACCTTAAAGCCAAAGTAAAATCTAATCATGCTCAGGCTGTTTGTAAGAAAGAGAATTATACAGAAGCAG GAGGTCACTCATTCATTGATCCTGGAGGGTCCAAAACTAGATGCAGCATAACCCCAGATGTAACTTGCATAAAATTGAAGGGGGCACAAGATGAATATGTACCTCCACGAAATGCTTGGGTGAGTTGTGACAATTGCTATAAATGGAGGCGTATACCAGCCACGCTTGCAGATTCCATCGAAGACAGAAAAAGCAGTTG GATCTGTGAGGACAATGTGGATAAAGACTTTGCTGACTGCTCAATTCCTCAAGAGAAATCAAATGCAGAAATCAATGCGGAGTTGGATATATCGGATGCATCATGTGAAGAAGATGCTGGTGCTTCCCTTCACATGATCGATAGACTGGAGAAAAAGAAAGCAACAG TTTCTAAGCAGTCCTCTTGGAAGCTAATCAGATCGAACCATTTTCTGCATCGTACCCGTAAAACTCAAGCTATCGATGAG ATAATGGTTTGTCACTGCAAAGCACCTCTAGGTGGCCGAATGGGCTGTGGGAATGGATGCCTGAATCGGATGCTTAACATTGAATGTGTAAAAGGAACATGTCCATGTGGACAACTTTGTTCAAACAATCAG TTCCAAAAAAGGAATTATGCAAAACTGAAGTGCTTTCGGTGCGGAAAGAAAGGCCACGGGCTTCAGTTACTAGAAGATGTTCGTGAGGGGcaatttcttattgaatatGTGGGGGAG GTGCTTGATATGCATGCCTATGAGGATCGGCAAAAGGAGTATGCTCTGAAGGGGCATAGGCATTTTTATTTCATGACGCTAAATGGCAGTGAG GTAATAGACGCTTGTTCCAAAGGGAATTTGGGTCGCTTTATAAACCACAGCTGTGAACCAAATTGCCGTACAGAAAAG TGGATGGTGAATGGGGAAGTTTGTATTGGAATCTTTGCATTAAGAGATATTAAGAAG GGTGAAGAGGTGACATTTGATTATAATTACGTACGGGTTTTTGGGGCTGCTGCCAAAAAATGTGTATGTGGTTCATCTCTGTGTCGGGGTTATATAGGTGGTGATCCTTCAAGTGATGAAATTATTGTGCAAGATGATTCAGATGAAGAAGATTTAGAATCAATTACAGTTTCTGAAGATGGCGATGATAACCTGGCCAATGTGGTTTCAACTAGCAATTCTGTTGACGTTCATGTCACAGATTTGTGTACTGTTGAGAAAGATGTTTGTGAAGAAGCTGCAACTGATGTTGAGCATTTGAAGGGTATGTCAGAGATGCATGCTCCATATAGTTTATCGAGACCGAGAAAAGAAAACCATGCTTTAAGAACTGCTGCTGGATGTACAGGGATGGCTCCTAGCATCGAAGAACCTATGCAAAAACCTTCATCTGCTGATCCAGAACAAAGTTTTGTGGAAATGGACAGTAAGGTGGGACTAGCATCACCTATACAAACTATAGATACTTCCATGCAACTGGATGATGGAGAGAGAAAAATCATGTTAGTGTTTGACGAAATAGCAAACAAATCTTTGGGCACCACACGGAGCTTTAAGAGTGCGACAACAAAATTGGGCAGATCATCAATTGATAAAGCTGATACTCGAAGGAAGTGCAAAATTGGTGTCAAGGAAGACAGGAATGTTGTTTCGGCATCACCTCTCATCATTAATACCTCTCGCTCACCATCATCATTTAAAAAAGGAAAACTTCAAAAGAGTGACGTGCTTGTTAAAAATGTGGAAAAAGGCAACAAATTACATCAGTTATCCTACAAACCAAATAAGCTAGTGGACAGTTCCTCAG TCCAGGTGAAGCTTAACAAGCTGCTGAATGCTGAAGGGGGGATAAGCAAAAGAAAA GATGCATCAAAGGTGTACCTGAAGCTTCTCTTCTTAACTGCTGCTTCTGGAGATGGTGGCAATGGAGAAGCAATTCAAAG CAACCGAGATCTTTCGATGATTCTTGATGCCCTCCTGAAAACACAATCACGAACTGTTTTGGCTgatataattaacaaaaatg GTCTGCAGATGTTGCACAATATAATGAAGCGGTGCAGAAAAGAGTTTCATAAGATTCCAATTCTCAGAAAGCTTCTCAAG GTCATAGAGTACCTGGCCATGAGGGAGATACTTACCCTGGAACACATCACTACTGGCCCCCGCTGTGTTGGGGTGGAGAG TTTTAGGGAGTCAATCCTGTCATTGACAGAGCATGATGACAAACAG GTTCATAAAATTGCACGTAGTTTTCGAGATAAATGGATTCCTCGACATTTAAGGAAAAACAATTACATGGACAGAGAATCTAGTAAGATGGATTTTCACAGGAGGGCCTCAAACTGCAACAGGTTATCAGCAATACACTGTCAGTcatcggatttgggtgaaagACGGCCTGAGTCAGTAGAATGCATCAAGCAACAAGAAAGGGGGGAGAAAGTTTGTCGTGAAAAGTTGGACAGCTGCTCTGCATCATGTAGTAATGACTGTGTTGCCAGTGAAACAAGCTCAGGCAAGCGTAAAAGTGGATGGGACCAACCAGCAGAGTCAGGCCTAGGTATAGGTTCTCCCCCACATAAAAAATCAAGAACCGATCCCGTAAATGTACAAATTTCAAAGATACACCCACGGCATGGGATTACTGGTGTGTGGTCTAACCAGGCTGCCATCATATATGAGGAAAAACATACAAACCGATCTGTAAATGATTCCCCTCAtccaaccaaaaccaaagatgtAGATGATAACGGGCAGAACTTTGGTGGGGATGTACCTCCTGGGTTTTCTTCTCCTTACAAAGATTCTTTAGTGTCATCTAGTGGTGCTTCAACTGCTAAAGGTCTTCACATAGAAAAGTGCTTCTGCCCTGAGTACCAGTATGAAGGCGTAGTAGGTCATCCGCAAGAGAGATTTATTTCAAGGATGCCTGTTTCATTTGGAATTCCATTGCATGCGGTGGAGCAATTTGGTAGACCTCTAGCTGAAACTGCTGAGAATTTGGCTGTAGCTGCTGGAATTCCTTTTTACCCTTACCCTCCACTACCTTCGTATGGCCGCGATAGGCGAAGCTCTGAATATGCTTCATGTTCTTTGACTGTAAAATCAGATGCAGTTGTGAAGGAAGAATTTCAAAATAGTGCCACTTATCGGTCGGATCAAAATACTTCTAGCACATCTGCTGCTGCCACTCTGGATTTGGAACATCCTACTGCCATCAAACAGCACAATTCTCAAGGAACAAGTGGCTCCTCCAATTGCTTGGAAAGGAAATTCTTTAGGCAGCAAAGATGGAGCAATACAAAATTTAGTCCTCCCTGGGTCCGGAATAGACTTGGTGGGGGGAACTTTGGGTACGGTCCAAGAAATGGAGACAAATTTTATAGGCCTCGGCACTGGAGCTAA
- the LOC108215946 gene encoding glutathione S-transferase TCHQD: MQLYHHPYSLDSQKVRLALEERQIDYTSYHINPITGKNMDVSFFRMNPTAKLPVFQNGSHIIFNTIEIIQYIERIAAVSSGGENFIPSSSEVLEWMRKIQEWNPKYFTLAHVPVNYRLFVSKFIRRVIIARMAEAPDLATSYHSKLRTAYETEEKLRNAEVLKRSEEHLVKLLDEVETKLSATLYLAGEEFNLADVMLIPLLARLVLLKLEDKYINNRPRILEYWHLVQQRASYKKVIGMYFSGWRKQKTLVKTWCFLRFRSLLKRY; the protein is encoded by the exons ATGCAGCTCTACCATCATCCATATTCTTTAGATAGTCAGAAGGTAAGGCTTGCTTTAGAAGAAAGGCAAATTGACTACACATCATACCACATCAATCCAATTACCGGGAAAAACATGGATGTGTCTTTCTTCCGAATGAATCCAACTGCCAAACTTCCTGTGTTCCAAAACGGTTCCCACATCATATTCAATACGATAGAGATAATTCA GTATATTGAAAGAATAGCAGCAGTCTCCTCTGGTGGTGAAAACTTTATTCCAAGTAGTAGTGAAGTCCTTGAATGGATGCGTAAAATACAGGAGTGGAACCCCAAGTATTTTACATTGGCCCATGTACCTGTAAACTATCGTTTGTTCGTTTCCAAATTTATTAGGCGCGTGATCATTGCTCGGATGGCAGAGGCTCCTGATCTAGCAACTTCGTATCATTCCAAGCTAAGAACTGCTTATGAAACAGAAGAGAAACTGAGAAACGCTGAAGTTCTAAAACGTAGTGAGGAACATCTAGTAAAGCTTCTTGATGAAGTCGAAACGAAACTGAGTGCAACATTGTATTTAGCAGGAGAAGAATTCAATTTGGCAGATGTGATGCTCATTCCGTTACTGGCTCGGTTAGTTCTCTTAAAACTCGAAGATAAGTACATAAATAACCGGCCTCGTATTTTAGAATATTGGCATTTAGTGCAGCAGAGAGCTAGTTACAAGAAGGTGATTGGGATGTACTTCAGTGGCTGGAGAAAGCAGAAAACACTTGTAAAGACCTGGTGCTTTCTTCGCTTCAGAAGTTTGCTAAAGAGGTATTGA